A single window of Vigna radiata var. radiata cultivar VC1973A chromosome 4, Vradiata_ver6, whole genome shotgun sequence DNA harbors:
- the LOC106759295 gene encoding probable inactive serine/threonine-protein kinase scy1: protein MFKFLKEVVGGSGTGLKDLPYNIAEPFPSAWGSWTHSRGTSKDDGSPVSVFSLSGSNAQDGHLAAARNGVKRLRTVRHPNILSFLHSAEIETYDAGSPKVTIYIVTEPVMPLSEKIKELGLEGTQRDEYYALGLHQIAKAVSFLNNDCKLIHGNVCLASVVVTPTLDWKLHAFDVLSEFDGSNETSSGQMLQYAWLVGSQYKPMELAKSDWDAIKKSPPWAIDSWGMGCLIYEVFSGLRLSKTEELRNTGSIPKSLLPDYQRLLSSMPSRRLNSSKLIENSEYFQNKLVDTIHFMEILSLKDSVERDTFFRKLPNLAEQLPRQIVLKKLLPLLASALEFGSAAASALTALLKMGSWLSSEEFNVKVLPTIVKLFASNDRAIRVGLLQHIDQYGESLSPQVVDEQVYPHVATGFSDTSAFLRELTLKSMLILAPKLSQRTISGSLLKYLSKLQVDEEPAIRTNTTILLGNIGSYLNEGTRKRVLINAFTVRALRDTFPPARGAGIMALCATSSYYDITEVATRILPNVVVLTIDPDSDVRIKAFQAVDQFLQIAKQHYEKTNASDTTGAASVGSSSVPGNASLLGWAMSSLTLKGKPSDHVPVASASSTAVTSTASNGTTVSETTAPARVSSTTDLAEHPVPTSPTSTDGWGELENGIQDDHESDRDGWDELEPLEETKPAPALSNIQAAQRRPVSQPITQKKQASNSLSKSTPKLNKDEDDDLWGSIAAPAPKTARPLNLKTAQTDDDDPWAAIAAPAPTTKAKPLSTGRGRVAKPAAPKLGAQRINRTSSGM, encoded by the exons ATGTTCAAATTCCTCAAAGAGGTCGTTGGTGGATCTGGAACCGGCCTCAAGGATCTACCGTATAACATAGCCGAACCTTTCCCTTCCGCCTGGGGCTCCTGGACTCACTCTCGCGGCACCTCCAAG GACGACGGTTCTCCTGTCTCTGTCTTTTCTCTCTCTGGCTCCAATGCTCAGGACGGTCACTTAGCTGCTGCGCGCAACGGCGTCAAGCGTCTTCGAACT GTTAGGCATCCGAATATATTGTCGTTTCTTCACAGCGCTGAGATTGAGACTTACGATGCAGGTTCGCCGAAGGTTACGATATATATTGTGACTGAACCTGTGATGCCGCTGTCTGAGAAAATCAAGGAGTTAGGGCTTGAAGGTACACAAAG GGATGAATATTATGCTTTGGGTCTTCATCAAATAGCTAAAGCTGTGAGCTTCTTGAATAATGATTGTAAACTT ATTCACGGCAATGTTTGCTTGGCTAGTGTTGTTGTTACACCGACTTTGGACTGGAAGCTTCACGCTTTCGATGTTCTATCTGAGTTTGATGGGAGCAATGAAACATCTTCTGGTCAAATGCTG CAATATGCGTGGCTTGTTGGATCACAATACAAACCAATGGAGTTGGCAAAATCAGACTGGGATGCAATTAAGAAGTCTCCTCCATGGGCCATTGATTCCTGGGGCATGG gCTGCCTAATTTATGAGGTATTCTCTGGTCTGAGGTTGAGCAAGACAGAGGAGTTACGCAACACTGGTTCCATCCCCAAG TCTCTGCTTCCAGATTATCAACGACTATTGAGTTCCATGCCCTCCCGTAGATTAAACTCATCAAAGCTTATAGAAAATAGCG aatattttcaaaataagctGGTAGACACTATACATTTCATGGAAATTCTCAGTTTGAAAGATAGTGTGGAGAGAGACACCTTCTTCCGCAAGCTTCCAAATTTAGCTGAGCAACTTCCTCGCCAGATAGTGTTGAAGAAG TTACTTCCTTTATTAGCTTCTGCCCTTGAATTTGGTTCAGCTGCTGCGTCAGCTTTGACTGCATTGTTGAAAATGGGTTCCTGGCTTTCGTCTGAGGAGTTTAACGTAAAG GTACTTCCTACAATAGTTAAATTATTTGCCTCCAATGATCGAGCTATTCGAGTTGGCCTTCTCCAACATATTGATCAGTATGGAGAGTCTTTATCACCACAAGTTGTTGATGAGCAA GTTTACCCTCATGTTGCTACTGGGTTTTCCGACACATCTGCTTTTCTCAGGGAATTGACTCTGAAGTCTATGTTAATTCTGGCTCCAAAG TTGTCTCAAAGGACCATCTCAGGATCATTATTGAAGTATTTGTCAAAGTTGCAG GTTGATGAAGAACCAGCAATTAGAACAAATACTACCATATTACTAGGCAACATTGGAAGTTACTTAAACGAGGGA AcaagaaaaagagttttgatCAATGCATTTACAGTTCGTGCATTGCGTGATACTTTTCCACCTGCTAGAGGAGCAG gTATTATGGCTTTGTGTGCCACCAGTTCCTACTATGACATCACTGAAGTTGCAACCCGGATTCTTCCTAATGTTGTTGTGCTCACAATTGATCCTGACAG TGATGTTAGGATTAAGGCGTTTCAAGCTGTTGATCAATTTTTGCAGATAGCCAAGCAACACTATGAAAAG ACAAATGCATCAGATACCACTGGTGCTGCAAGTGTGGGAAGCTCATCTGTTCCAGGAAATGCTAGTTTGCTCGG ATGGGCTATGAGCTCTTTGACCTTGAAGGGTAAACCTTCTGATCATGTTCCCGTTGCTTCTGCAAGTTCGACTGCAGTCACTTCAACAGCTTCTAATGGTACCACAG TCAGTGAGACGACAGCACCTGCCCGTGTAAGCTCCACAACAGATTTGGCTGAACACCCTGTCCCTACATCTCCTACATCAACGGATGGCTGGGGAGAACTTGAAAATGGAATTCAAGACGATCATGAAAGTGACAGGGATGGGTGGGATGAATTGGAACCACTTGAAGAGACAAAGCCAGCTCCAGCTCTTTCAAACATTCAAGCAGCACAAAGGCGGCCTGTTTCTCAACCTATTACACAGAAAAAACaag ccTCAAATTCGCTGTCCAAAAGTACACCAAAATTGAACAAGGACGAGGACGATGATTTGTGGGGATCTATAGCAGCTCCTGCTCCAAAAACTGCGAGAcctttaaatttgaaaacagcTCAAACCGATGATGACGATCCTTGGGCTGCCATTGCTGCTCCAGCACCCACTACTAAGGCCAAGCCGTTATCCACTGGCAGAGGTAGGGTGGCCAAACCTGCCGCTCCAAAATTAGGTGCTCAGCGGATAAACCGAACATCATCAGGCATGTAA
- the LOC106758148 gene encoding protein TRIGALACTOSYLDIACYLGLYCEROL 3, chloroplastic, with protein sequence MVSLSTTTPFLPFTAQNASTRILSPNTFRYTKHRHRDHRKVVCACIAPPQNFKSQDSSPVNFNGLHKSEQLSAARDQDDDSDVLIECKDVYKSFGEKKILNGVSFKIRHGEAVGIIGPSGTGKSTVLKIIAGLLAPDKGEVYIRGKKRVGLVSDDNLSGLRIGLVFQSAALFDSLSVRENVGFLLYEHSSMSEDQISELVKETLAAVGLKGVEDRLPSELSGGMKKRVALARSIICDTTKESIEPEVLLYDEPTAGLDPIASTVVEDLIRSVHIKGRDARGKPGNIASYVVVTHQHSTIKRAIDRLLFLHKGTIVWEGMTHEFTTTTNPIVQQFASGSLDGPIKY encoded by the exons ATGGTTTCCCTGTCAACCACCACCCCCTTTCTACCCTTCACTGCACAAAACGCTTCCACCAGAATCCTTTCTCCCAACACCTTCCGTTACACCAAGCACCGTCACAGGGATCACAGGAAGGTTGTGTGCGCCTGCATCGCACCTCCGCAGAACTTCAAGAGCCAGGACTCTTCCCCTGTTAATTTCAAT GGTTTACACAAATCAGAACAGCTGAGCGCGGCGCGGGATCaggatgatgattctgatgttCTTATTGAGTGTAAAGATGTGTACAAATCTTTCGGggaaaagaaaatcttaaatgGTGTCAGCTTCAAG ATCAGGCACGGTGAAGCTGTTGGAATAATTGGTCCCTCTGGGACTGGTAAATCTACAGTTTTGAAGATTATAGCAGGACTTCTTGCCCCGGATAAG GGGGAAGTTTACATTCGAGGAAAAAAGAGGGTTGGTTTAGTAAGCGATGATAACCTATCTGGTCTTCGGATTGGATTA GTTTTCCAAAGTGCCGCACTCTTTGATTCTTTGTCTGTTCGTGAAAATGTTGGTTTTCTCTT GTATGAACACTCGAGTATGTCTGAGGACCAGATATCAGAGCTTGTCAAGGAAACCTTGGCTGCAGTTGGATTGAAG GGAGTTGAAGATCGGTTGCCTTCTGAATTATCAGGTGGGATGAAAAAGCGAGTTGCTTTAGCTCGATCTATTATCTGTGACACCACAAAGGAATCAATTGAGCCAGAG GTGCTTTTATATGACGAACCAACTGCTGGACTTGATCCTATTGCATCTACTGTTGTTGAGGATCTGATTCGCTCAGTGCACATAAAAGGACGAGATGCTCGTGGAAAACCTGGGAATATTGCATCTTATGTGGTTGTTACTCACCAACATAGTACCATTAAAAGAGCCATTGATAG ATTGTTGTTTCTACACAAGGGAACGATTGTTTGGGAAGGAATGACTCATGAATTTACAACTACAACAAATCCAATTGTTCAGCAG TTTGCATCCGGCAGCCTAGATGGTCCTATCAAATATTAG
- the LOC106759481 gene encoding CBS domain-containing protein CBSX6 codes for MASVFLYHVVGDLTVGKPELVEFYESETVESAIRAIGEFPEGSIPIWKKRSHVGIENSEMKQQRFVGIFSSFDIVAFLAKSECLEDQDKALKIPVSEVVVPNNSLLRVVDPATRLIDALDMMKQGVKRLLVPKSVAWKGMSKRFSAIYYGKWHKNSDSPSNSSNNLPPNMNWSPSTSGTVIRDKYCCLSREDVLRFIIGCLGALAPLPLTSISALGAINADYSYIESSAPAIAATKKLPQDPSAVAVIENTPDGQCKILGEISACKLWKCDYLAAAWALANLSAGQFVMGVEDNVSSRSLPEFSVDSPTGNSDLVNGSRKPRKFSSRSIGFFSNSHSFGSRSMYRGRSAPLTCKFTSSLAAVLAQMLSHRATHVWVTEDDNDDVLVGVVGYTDILAAVTKPPTTMIPVNRSTEGFGNEIQC; via the exons ATGGCGTCGGTGTTTCTGTACCACGTGGTCGGCGATCTGACGGTGGGGAAGCCGGAGCTGGTGGAGTTTTACGAGAGTGAGACGGTGGAGTCCGCGATTAGGGCGATCGGAGAGTTCCCTGAAGGGAGCATACCCATTTGGAAAAAGAGATCTCATGTGGGGATTGAGAATAGTGAGATGAAGCAGCAGAGGTTTGTTGGAATCTTTAGTTCCTTCGACATAGTTGCGTTTTTGGCTAAGAGTGAGTGTTTGGAGGATCAGGACAAGGCCTTGAAAATTCCTGTTTCTGAGGTTGTTGTTCCTAACAATTCGCTGCTCAGGGTTGTTGACCCTGCCACAAG ATTAATAGATGCACTAGACATGATGAAACAAGGTGTGAAACGTTTGCTTGTTCCGAAGAGTGTAGCATGGAAGGGCATGAGTAAGCGATTCTCAGCTATCTACTACGGCAAATGGCACAAGAATAGTGATTCACCTAGCAACAGCAGCAACAATCTACCTCCTAACATGAATTGGAGCCCCTCAACTTCCGGTACTGTTATCCGTGACAAGTACTGTTGTCTCTCTAGAGAAGATGTTCTTCGTTTCATCATTGGTTGTCTTGGAGCTCTGGCACCCCTTCCTCTCACTTCCATTTCTGCCCTTGGAGCAATCAATGCAGACTACAGCTATATCGAATCCTCCGCTCCAGCCATTGCAGCCACTAAAAAGCTTCCTCAAGATCCAAGTGCAGTTGCTGTGATAGAAAACACACCAGATGGTCAGTGTAAGATCCTTGGAGAAATCTCTGCATGCAAGTTATGGAAATGCGACTACTTAGCAGCAGCATGGGCTCTGGCGAATCTCTCGGCCGGACAGTTTGTCATGGGAGTAGAAGACAATGTTAGCTCAAGATCACTACCCGAGTTCAGTGTAGATTCACCAACAGGAAACAGTGATTTAGTTAATGGTTCGAGAAAACCAAGGAAATTCAGTAGCAGGAGTATTGGGTTCTTCAGCAATTCTCACAGTTTTGGTTCCAGGAGCATGTACAGAGGTAGGAGTGCACCTCTGACATGTAAATTCACCAGTTCACTTGCTGCAGTTTTGGCTCAGATGCTTTCCCACAGGGCAACTCATGTTTGGGTGACCGAGGACGACAACGACGATGTTTTGGTCGGTGTGGTTGGATATACTGATATTTTAGCTGCTGTAACCAAACCCCCTACAACCATGATTCCTGTTAATAGATCTACAGAGGGGTTTGGAAATGAAATTCagtgttga
- the LOC106759583 gene encoding leucine-rich repeat receptor-like protein CLAVATA2 — translation MLMAHTTPLHRLCHPFTLLSVILLCATPSLSIDVHLQDKASLLLFRSRLQDPYQSLSNWAASNCTSWTGITCDNRTGRVLSINLTSMNLSGQIHPSLCQLSYLTKVGLSHNNFTSLLPECFGNLLNLRVIDLSYNRFHGGIPDSFMRLRHLTDLVLSGNPGLGGPLPAWIGNFSTNLERLHLGVCSFRGGIPESLLYLKSLKYLDLGNNLLSGNLVGFQQPLVVLNLASNQFAGTLPCFSASVQSLTVLNLSNNSIVGGLPACIASLQALTHLNLSGNHLKYRIYPRLMFSLKLLVLDLSYNDFSGPIPSKIAETTEKLVGLVLLDLSHNQFSGEIPVRITELKTLQALFLSHNILSGEIPARIGNLTYLQVIDFSHNALSGTIPFSIVGCFQLYALILNNNNLSGVIQPEFDALDILRILDISNNRFSGAIPLTLAGCKSLEIVDFSSNELSGSLNDAITKWSNLRYLSLAQNKFSGNLPSWLFTFDAIETMDFSHNKFSGFIPDINFKGSLIFNTRNVTVKEPLVAAKDVQLRFSDVVSDSNQLTFTYHLSSMVGIDLSSNLLHGEIPRGLFGLAGLEYLNLSCNFLYGQLPGLQKMQSLKALDLSHNSLSGHIPGNISSLQDLSILNLSYNCFSGYVPQKQGYGRFPGAFAGNPDLCMESSSGVCDDGRTQSVQGSSFREDRTEGPISLGIFFISAFVSFDFGVVVLFCSARARNYILQTKV, via the coding sequence ATGCTGATGGCACACACCACGCCCCTCCACCGTTTATGCCACCCCTTCACTCTCCTCTCCGTGATTCTTCTCTGTGCAACCCCTTCACTCTCAATTGATGTTCACCTACAAGATAAAGCCTCTCTTCTTCTGTTCAGGTCAAGACTGCAAGACCCTTACCAGAGTTTGTCCAACTGGGCAGCCTCCAACTGCACTTCATGGACTGGAATCACCTGTGACAACAGAACTGGGAGGGTGCTTTCCATCAACCTAACTAGTATGAACCTTTCAGGCCAAATCCACCCCAGTTTGTGCCAGCTTTCGTATCTCACCAAGGTGGGGTTGTCCCACAACAACTTCACTTCCCTTCTTCCTGAATGTTTTGGAAATTTGCTCAACCTAAGAGTTATTGATCTCAGCTATAACAGGTTTCACGGTGGGATACCAGACTCTTTTATGAGGCTCAGGCACCTCACTGATCTTGTTTTGAGTGGGAACCCTGGTTTGGGTGGTCCACTGCCTGCTTGGATTGGAAACTTCTCTACAAATCTGGAAAGGCTACATCTTGGTGTGTGTTCATTCCGTGGGGGCATACCTGAGAGCCTTCTTTACTTGAAGTCCCTCAAGTATTTGGACCTTGGGAACAATCTCTTGTCTGGTAATCTTGTTGGTTTTCAGCAGCCTTTGGTTGTGCTCAATCTTGCTTCCAATCAGTTTGCTGGTACTTTGCCTTGCTTTTCAGCTTCAGTTCAGTCTCTGACTGTGTTGAATTTGTCTAATAATTCTATTGTTGGGGGACTGCCTGCATGTATTGCTTCCTTGCAAGCTTTGACTCATTTGAACCTGTCAGGGAACCATTTGAAGTATAGAATATATCCTAGGCTTATGTTTTCATTGAAACTTCTTGTTTTGGACTTGAGTTATAATGATTTTTCTGGTCCTATTCCTAGTAAAATTGCTGAGACTACCGAGAAACTTGTTGGCCTTGTTCTTCTTGACCTTTCTCACAATCAATTCTCTGGTGAAATTCCTGTGAGAATTACTGAGTTGAAAACTTTGCAGGCCTTGTTTCTCTCTCACAATATTCTCTCTGGAGAAATTCCTGCCAGAATTGGAAATTTAACCTATCTTCAGGTCATTGATTTCTCACACAACGCTTTGTCTGGTACCATTCCATTCAGCATTGTTGGGTGCTTTCAGCTGTATGCTCTAATACTGAATAACAACAATCTTTCTGGGGTAATTCAACCGGAGTTTGATGCATTGGATATCTTGAGGATACTGGATATAAGCAACAACAGGTTTTCCGGGGCTATCCCACTCACTCTGGCAGGATGTAAATCTCTCGAGATTGTAGATTTTAGTTCCAATGAGCTTTCTGGATCCTTGAATGACGCAATAACGAAATGGTCAAACCTCAGGTATTTGTCCCTTGCTCAGAATAAGTTCAGTGGAAATTTGCCTAGTTGGTTGTTCACATTTGACGCAATAGAAACAATGGATTTCTCACATAACAAGTTTTCTGGCTTCATCCCTGATATTAATTTTAAGGGTAGCTTGATATTTAACACTAGGAATGTCACTGTTAAAGAGCCATTGGTTGCAGCAAAAGACGTTCAACTGAGATTTTCAGATGTTGTTTCTGATAGCAATCAACTCACTTTCACTTATCATCTATCCTCAATGGTTGGAATCGATTTATCCAGCAACTTGCTCCATGGAGAGATTCCAAGGGGCTTATTTGGTCTGGCTGGCCTAGAATATCTGAatttgtcatgcaactttctctATGGACAGCTTCCAGGTCTGCAGAAAATGCAGAGTTTGAAAGCCTTAGATTTGTCACATAATTCCTTGTCAGGGCATATTCCAGGAAACATTTCTAGCCTTCAAGATCTGTCCATTTTGAATCTGTCTTACAACTGTTTTTCCGGGTATGTTCCCCAGAAGCAAGGATATGGGAGATTTCCTGGTGCATTTGCTGGAAACCCGGATCTGTGCATGGAATCTTCCAGTGGCGTATGTGATGATGGAAGGACTCAATCTGTGCAAGGAAGTTCTTTCAGGGAAGATAGGACGGAGGGACCAATATCTCTGGGGATTTTCTTTATCAGTGCCTTTGTTAGTTTTGATTTTGGTGTTGTTGTTCTCTTCTGTTCAGCAAGGGCGAGAAATTACATTCTTCAAACCaaagtttga